A genomic region of Ewingella sp. CoE-038-23 contains the following coding sequences:
- a CDS encoding LacI family DNA-binding transcriptional regulator — protein MNGKLKIQQIADHTGLSISTVSRVLAGKSNTSARAREQVLSYAKSQGVLSGLSTGRLMLNNIVVFAPARAFDARSDIFYYKVIQGIVAAVSQHDVRVRYCALEESDADVALFIAKMTDAQTDAALLVGIDDPHIHQLATDLAKPCVLINCRDRLMRHDSVSPDHQTMGDFATDYLFSQGHHRILTLQCLRRHTMELRLAGIKEAFSRHNLAFDDGQHLVTTSGFGAQEAEQAMLNYLDTLPGGQPMPTAILAGGDFMASGAVAALVKRGFAVPTDISVMSTDGFNLAEIHDVALTAVHVPRDELGVEAIALLQRRLFRPEAPCSSVLLQGKLVTRNSVRKVRGSALHPAVTSHNHQLYDDNQESVENR, from the coding sequence TTGAACGGAAAGCTAAAAATCCAGCAAATTGCTGACCATACGGGGCTGTCGATCAGCACGGTTTCCCGCGTATTGGCTGGAAAAAGCAATACCAGCGCGCGGGCCAGAGAGCAGGTGTTGAGCTACGCAAAATCGCAGGGCGTGCTCAGCGGCCTGTCCACCGGGCGGCTGATGCTGAATAACATTGTGGTCTTCGCCCCGGCCCGCGCCTTCGACGCTCGCAGTGATATCTTCTACTACAAGGTGATTCAGGGGATTGTTGCCGCCGTCAGCCAGCACGACGTGCGGGTTCGCTACTGCGCGTTGGAAGAGAGCGACGCCGACGTGGCGCTGTTTATCGCCAAAATGACCGATGCCCAAACCGACGCCGCGCTGCTGGTTGGCATTGACGATCCGCATATCCACCAGCTTGCGACCGACTTGGCTAAACCCTGCGTGTTGATCAACTGCCGCGATCGGCTGATGCGCCACGACAGCGTGTCGCCGGATCATCAAACTATGGGCGACTTCGCCACCGATTATCTGTTCAGTCAGGGGCATCACCGAATTCTGACCCTGCAATGTCTGCGCCGCCACACCATGGAGCTGCGCCTGGCGGGCATCAAAGAGGCCTTCTCGCGGCATAATCTGGCCTTTGACGACGGCCAGCATCTGGTCACGACCTCGGGGTTTGGCGCGCAGGAAGCTGAACAGGCCATGCTGAATTATCTGGATACCCTGCCCGGCGGCCAGCCCATGCCGACGGCGATTCTGGCGGGAGGCGATTTTATGGCATCCGGTGCCGTGGCGGCCTTGGTAAAACGCGGGTTTGCGGTGCCGACGGACATCAGCGTGATGAGCACCGACGGCTTTAATCTGGCAGAAATTCACGATGTGGCGCTCACCGCCGTGCACGTGCCGCGCGACGAGCTGGGTGTGGAAGCAATCGCCCTGCTCCAGCGCCGCCTGTTCCGCCCCGAAGCCCCCTGTTCTAGCGTGCTGCTACAGGGCAAGCTGGTGACACGCAACTCCGTGCGCAAGGTCAGAGGCAGCGCGCTTCATCCTGCCGTCACCTCGCACAATCATCAGCTTTATGATGATAACCAAGAGTCGGTAGAGAACAGATAA
- a CDS encoding MFS transporter — protein MTIEINTDAVTSGRRKIRALRWWMLALFLLGVTVNYITRNSLGLLAAELKTSLNMTTEQYSYIVAAFQAAYTIFQPLCGWLIDVIGLKLGFLICASVWAVVCMLHAGAGGWIQLAILRFFMGSAEAAATPANAKAISDWFPRKERPVAAGWAGVGFSIGAMLAPPIILVAHLSFGWRGAFLFCGILSMLWVLLWWKFYHAPENHPNLSKEELALIRQDNEPQQTRLPFIKSLKIVCKNKKFYGIAIPAFLAEPAWAVFSFWVPLYLANERGMDLKHIVMFAWLPFLAADLGSVASGYLTTLYRKFFGCTRINSIVASSVTGAFLMLSLALVALTESPYAAIALISIGGFGHQVISCMLSAVVVESFDKSQVATVNGMRGSSAWIASFLFSLLIGAVADNIGFNPLFIAMGFFDLIGAVFLIALIAERRTPADKRKSA, from the coding sequence ATGACGATTGAGATCAATACCGACGCCGTGACGTCAGGAAGACGCAAAATCAGAGCCTTACGCTGGTGGATGCTGGCCCTATTTCTACTTGGGGTGACGGTCAACTACATCACCCGCAACTCACTGGGTCTGCTGGCGGCTGAACTGAAAACCAGCCTGAATATGACCACCGAACAATACTCTTACATCGTGGCGGCATTTCAGGCGGCCTACACCATTTTCCAACCTCTGTGCGGCTGGCTGATTGACGTCATTGGCCTGAAACTCGGCTTTCTGATCTGTGCGTCCGTTTGGGCCGTGGTCTGTATGCTGCACGCCGGAGCCGGGGGCTGGATCCAACTGGCCATTCTACGTTTCTTCATGGGCAGCGCCGAGGCGGCCGCCACGCCCGCCAACGCCAAAGCCATCTCCGACTGGTTCCCGCGCAAAGAGCGGCCGGTGGCCGCAGGCTGGGCCGGGGTGGGCTTCTCCATTGGCGCCATGCTGGCACCGCCGATTATTCTGGTGGCTCACCTCTCTTTCGGCTGGCGCGGCGCTTTCCTGTTTTGCGGGATTTTGTCGATGCTGTGGGTGCTGCTGTGGTGGAAGTTCTACCACGCGCCGGAAAACCACCCGAACCTGAGCAAAGAAGAGCTGGCGCTGATTCGCCAGGACAATGAGCCTCAGCAGACCCGTTTACCTTTTATCAAATCGCTGAAAATCGTCTGCAAAAACAAGAAATTCTACGGCATTGCCATCCCGGCATTTCTGGCGGAACCCGCGTGGGCGGTGTTTAGCTTCTGGGTGCCGCTGTATCTGGCAAACGAGCGCGGCATGGACCTCAAGCACATTGTGATGTTCGCGTGGCTGCCGTTCTTGGCGGCGGATTTGGGCAGCGTCGCCAGTGGCTATCTCACCACGCTGTATCGCAAATTCTTCGGCTGCACCCGCATTAACTCGATTGTTGCCAGCTCGGTGACCGGGGCTTTCTTGATGCTGTCACTGGCGCTGGTGGCGCTCACCGAAAGCCCGTACGCCGCCATCGCGCTGATCTCCATCGGCGGATTCGGACATCAGGTGATCTCCTGCATGCTGAGCGCGGTGGTGGTGGAGTCATTCGATAAAAGTCAGGTGGCGACGGTTAACGGCATGCGCGGCTCCTCCGCGTGGATCGCCAGCTTCTTGTTTTCATTACTGATAGGTGCGGTAGCCGACAATATCGGCTTCAACCCGCTGTTTATCGCGATGGGATTTTTTGACCTGATTGGGGCGGTTTTCCTGATTGCCCTGATAGCAGAACGCCGCACACCGGCAGATAAAAGGAAAAGTGCATGA